In Streptomyces sp. NBC_00341, the DNA window TGTGGCGCCCCTCGCGGAGCAGCAGCGTGAACCCGCACGGCTCGCCGCGGTGCAGCGCCCCGAGCGCTTGTACCCAGCCGCCCTGGTCCGCCCAGTAGAGCGCCCGCGCCGCCTCGCGCGGGTTCAGCCCCAGTACGTGGCTCGCGCGGAGCTGGACGCGGATGACACGGATCGCCTCGCGGGGGCCGGGCAGGACGCGCAGGTCGACCGGTTCCGGGACGAAGTTGGTGGCGGGGGAGTACCGGAGCACCTCGAACCGGAAGCCGCGCTCGACGCGGGCCTCTGCGGGGGCGGCTTGGGGTGACGTACGCATGGTCGACCGTCCGATCACAGCGTGTGGGTGTGCGTGGCCATCAACGGGTCCGAATGCAGGGGGAGTTGCGGCGTCACCGGGTGCGGTTGAGTGGCACGCCCAGCCGGGGTGGCGACGTACGGTGACCGTAGCGTCACCGATACGCGGGGCGCAACAGTGGGACGTCCCAAAGTTGTGCCGGGCCACGTGAAGCGCCCTCCGCCTGTCGTTCAGGCGGAGGGCGCTCGGCCGAGTTGGTCAGATCAGGTGGTCGAACTCGCCGGCCTTGACGCCCAGGACGAAGGCGCGGAGCTTGGCGACGCTCGTCGTGACGACCAGGTCGGGGTCATCGCTCTCGCGCATCTTGATCGCGCCGTCCACGGGCGCCAGCTCGATGCAGCTCTGGTTGTCGTCCGGTCCCGAGAATGAGGATTTCTGCCAGTTGATTGCCTCTGTCATGCCCGTTGGCTCACATTTCCTTTGCGCCGCGTTGGATGAATTGGTCTGATTCTTTCGGGCCGAGGGCGATCGACTCGACGGATTCGAGCAGTGCGCGGTACTTGGCGACTTGGGCCTCGGCGTCCAGGAAGCCCGAGTTGAACGAGCTGTCGATCTGGACTGTGTCGAGTGCCGGAATAGTGGCTCCGGCATACAGCACCGAGTGCACCGAACTGGTGATCTGCGCGGAGAACGGGATGATGCGGACGGTCACGGATGGCCAAGTGGAAACCGTGCGCAGAAACTCCAGCTGCTCGCGCATCGTGTCGGCGTCGCAGTACCGCATGCGAAGTGCGGCCTCGTGGATGAACGCTTCGAACGGGGTGGGCTGGGGGCGGTCGAAGATCTCGCGTCGCCTGGTGCGGTGCTCAACGCGCGTGTTCAGTTCCGAGGCCGGGAGATCGGCAA includes these proteins:
- a CDS encoding DUF397 domain-containing protein, whose protein sequence is MTEAINWQKSSFSGPDDNQSCIELAPVDGAIKMRESDDPDLVVTTSVAKLRAFVLGVKAGEFDHLI
- a CDS encoding helix-turn-helix domain-containing protein; its protein translation is MPPRSYPTARQKRLGAELRKLRERAGMSGSEAAAFLGGERAQISHIESGRYGVSDQRVRRLAAHYSAGTKHLVDALASMAEERTKGWWEEYRGILSPGFLDLAELEHHAIYIRTIQMLYVPGVFQTEAYARALIQGGLADLPASELNTRVEHRTRRREIFDRPQPTPFEAFIHEAALRMRYCDADTMREQLEFLRTVSTWPSVTVRIIPFSAQITSSVHSVLYAGATIPALDTVQIDSSFNSGFLDAEAQVAKYRALLESVESIALGPKESDQFIQRGAKEM